A part of Salvelinus sp. IW2-2015 linkage group LG16, ASM291031v2, whole genome shotgun sequence genomic DNA contains:
- the LOC111975284 gene encoding interaptin-like has product MMMDNGDFTNTLYTFEDLSCKGLGDKMSNASNSRCSSPANGVLSDEGNQPSESHSVIIRQLHDEIDQSKMSYKEVEAMVQAHMKPILDQIRSDACKLVIKSSALKDGCHRKDQQDRHILLHIPSLQELLLKLAFTKNSDDVQSYLISSDRTFLLSENDALKMELRDAKSRHETVMKSLHLSLHSAEQENKSSKLTLQQNLRLSEGKVNSMEQKLKEFERQVLSLQHNLMGSNERTQSLQKTLRFSDNRLQSLQQDLNESEKRGQSLQQILGDSQERNQTLQHNLASFEKNNQCLSQNLSASEKKVDFLQHSNWKSEERVKSLQQTLGSSEEKVSLLQQSLKSEEEKVLSLQHDHWALDERAQSLQQSLNSSEEKLQSTQHWXKATDEKAKALKEALRSSEEKTQSLQEALGVSESWIRATKAQQQSLEKCKEELEERIKSLMQTLRATEVEHHSTVQDLQVGLQSAREKVEILQDALNRTESGHVKEVGQLQEKLNRAAKKLSSREQELHSQIAALNTKLLEEQSKASKDLERSIRYEKELQDTIKILRKKLRTQTEEKGFALNSLRMCQKDLADVHRHLQADLLRCSQVCGKEKGPQHLAPRKGGLKEEFFHLRTSLHSVLEKEAGRDDPGRQDWVQVLDESKDWEKRAEKLVDSLDSLQSYQXLEEGGDERYQYRAGAWKSGASPSIRSPSAVTISQRNLFTRPASPYPYGQYLGLEKRLGSSSLRGLNDSEGMQHLLTIQKRLKNLQSVEFQRNIKGLLRTS; this is encoded by the exons ATGATGATGGACAACGGAGACTTCACTAACACTCTCTACACATTTGAGGACCTGTCTTGCAAG GGTCTTGGAGACAAAATGTCAAATGCAAGCAATAGTAGATGCTCAAGTCCAGCAAATGGAGTTCTTAGTGATGAGGGAAATCAACCCAGTG AATCCCATTCTGTTATAATAAGACAGCTTCATGATGAAATAGACCAGTCCAAAATGTCATACAAAGAAGTAGAGGCTATGGTCCAAGCCCACATGAAG CCTATTTTGGATCAAATTCGTTCAGATGCATGTAAATTGGTGATTAAGTCATCAGCATTGAAGGATGGCTGTCACAGGAAAGACCAGCAGGACAGACACATTCTCTTACACATCCCCTCCCTCCAAGAGCTCCTTTTGAAATTAGCCTTTACCAAAAACTCG GATGACGTGCAGAGTTACCTGATCTCGTCCGACCGAACATTCCTACTCTCTGAGAACGATGCCCTGAAAATGGAGCTCAGAGATGCCAAGTCTCGACATGAGACTGTGATGAAGAGCCTGCacctttcccttcactctgctgAACAAGAGAATAAGAGCTCTAAGCTCACACTCCAGCAGAACCTCAGACTGTCTGAGGGCAAGGTAAACTCCATGGAGCAGAAACTCAAGGAGTTTGAAAGACAGGTCCTGTCCTTGCAGCACAATCTCATGGGCTCCAATGAAAGGACTCAGAGTCTGCAGAAAACCCTCCGGTTCTCTGACAATAGGCTCCAGTCCCTTCAGCAGGACCTGAACGAGTCTGAGAAGAGAGGCCAAAGCCTGCAGCAAATCCTTGGGGACTCccaagagaggaaccagactctgcAACATAACCTGGCTTCCTTTGAGAAAAACAACCAGTGCCTTAGCCAGAACCTTAGCGCTTCAGAGAAAAAGGTTGACTTCCTTCAGCACAGTAACTGGAAGTCTGAGGAAAGGGTCAAGTCTCTGCAGCAGACCCTCGGCTCTTCTGAGGAAAAGGTCTCTCTCCTGCAGCAGAGCCTGaagtctgaggaggagaaggtcTTATCCCTCCAACATGACCATTGGGCCTTGGATGAGAGAGCCCAGTCCCTGCAGCAGAGCCTCAACTCCTCAGAGGAAAAGCTCCAGTCGACACAACATTGGKTCAAGGCTACAGATGAGAAAGCCAAAGCCCTGAAGGAAGCTCTCAGATCTTCAGAGGAGAAGACCCAGTCCTTACAGGAGGCCCTGGGGGTCAGTGAGAGCTGGATCAGGGCAACCAAGGCCCAGCAGCAGTCTCTGGAGAAAtgtaaagaggagctggaggagaggatcaaGAGTTTGATGCAGACTCTCAGGGCCACTGAGGTGGAGCACCACAGCACAGTGCAGGACCTGCAGGTGGGTCTTCAGAGTGCCAGGGAGAAGGTGGAGATTCTGCAGGATGCACTGAACAGGACTGAGTCTGGGCATGTGAAGGAGGTGGGGCAGCTTCAAGAGAAACTGAACAGAGCTGCAAAGAAATTGTCTTCAAGAGAGCAGGAGCTGCACAGCCAGA TTGCTGCCTTGAACACTAAATTGCTGGAGGAGCAGTCAAAGGCAAGCAAGGACCTTGAAAGATCCATTAGATATGAGAAAGAGCTGCAAGACACTATCAAGATTCTCAG GAAGAAGCTGAGAACTCAAACTGAGGAGAAGGGGTTTGCTCTGAATAGCCTGAGGATGTGTCAGAAGGACCTGGCGGATGTACACCGCCACCTACAGGCAGACCTGCTGAGGTGCAGCCAGGTCTGTGGCAAGGAGAAGGGACCACAGCACTTAGCCCCCCGCAAGGGTGGCCTGAAGGAGGAGTTCTTCCACCTGAGAACCAGCCTGCACTCCGTCCTGGAGAAGGAGGCTGGGAGAGACGACCCAGGGAGGCAAGACTGGGTGCAGGTGTTAGACGAGAGCAAGGACTGGGAGAAAAGGGCAGAAAAACTG GTGGACAGTTTAGATTCTCTGCAGAGTTACCAGCRGCTGGAAGAAGGAGGGGATGAAAGGTACCAATATAGAGCAGGAGCATGGAAAAGTGGAGCATCACCCTCCATCCGTTCCCCTTCTGCTGTGACGATTTCCCAGAGGAACCTCTTTACGAGGCCTGCTTCTCCATATCCCTATGG GCAATATTTAGGCCTTGAGAAGAGGCTTGGGTCTAGCTCCCTCCGTGGGTTGAATGATTCTGAAGGCATGCAGCATTTACTAACAATCCAAAAAAGACTGAAGAACCTCCAGTCAG TTGAATTCCAGAGGAATATCAAGGGTTTACTCCGGACGTCATAG